One genomic region from Argentina anserina chromosome 2, drPotAnse1.1, whole genome shotgun sequence encodes:
- the LOC126783621 gene encoding RNA polymerase sigma factor sigC produces the protein MDIFLVTPRGFNGLYCSSTFVPRKTMGLGFRLNLKCGFHVHNSHWQTNSPSKLSSTSVRGREGCFSSARLSFLSVISEECEISSKDPLKAYTCPSASAQLVDDDFSEMEEKMNIRRISKSGSLTMIDDKEHSFMSSAGLRTSHFTLLLQNLNVLEETFADSNVLQLEKEIIMQLGRLGALKLFDICLSRTLKTSSFIYLSDIPTEPIEENKIERKNIVRSGKKEERKSRKRPPDSLPLKPMKEGFKKPIPSSVRKASNSRSRRVMMAKNEAEMSVGVKVIADLERLKATLEKDTGKVPSLRCWAEAAGVDEKVLQQQLQFGWYCQDELVRSTRSLVLYLARNYRGLGVALDDLLQAGYMGLLQGAERFDPSRGYRFSTYVQYWIRKSMSRLVAQHARGIKIPNTLSKAINQIQKARKVNYNSHMKYPDDEAIAKITGLSLAKIRSASRCLRVVGSVDHKIWECSAGTYMEFTPDIAVESPEESVMRQHMKNDIHDLLEGLNSREKQVLALRYGLNYCNPKSLEEIGRLFHVSKEWIRKIEKNALTKLRDEETNKNLIHYLKQW, from the exons ATGGATATTTTTTTGGTGACTCCCCGAGGATTTAATGGACTCTATTGCTCCTCCACTTTTGTGCCAAGGAAAACAATGGGTTTGGGTTTTAGGCTGAACCTCAAGTGTGGTTTTCATGTTCATAATTCTCACTGGCAAACCAATTCTCCTTCCAAGCTTTCTTCAACTTCTG TTAGAGGCAGGGAGGGGTGTTTCAGTTCAGCAAGGCTCTCATTTCTGTCTGTTATATCTGAGGAATGTGAGATTTCGAGTAAGGATCCTCTGAAAGCGTACACGTGTCCATCTGCATCCGCGCAGCTCGTAGATGATGATTTCTCAGAAATGGAAGAGAAG ATGAACATTAGGAGGATATCCAAAAGTGGCTCACTAAccatgattgatgataaaGAACATAGCTTTATGTCCAGTGCAGGGTTAAGAACATCTCATTTTACCTTGTTACTGCAAAATCTTAATGTTTTGGAGGAGACTTTTGCTGATTCTAACGTGTTACAGTTGGAAAAGGAGATCATTATGCAATTAGGAAGGCTTGGAGCTCTCAAGTTATTTGATATTTGTCTATCAAGAACACTTAAAACGTcgagttttatttatttatctgaCATACCTACTGAACCGATTGAAGAGAATAAGATTGAAAGGAAGAATATCGTCCGTTCCGGCAAAAAGGAAGAACGGAAATCAAGGAAAAGACCACCAGATTCGTTGCCTTTAAAGCCAATGAAGGAAGGTTTTAAAAAGCCAATTCCTTCATCAGTAAGAAAAGCATCTAATTCTAGAAGTCGAAGAGTAATGATGGCTAAAAATGAGGCAGAAATGTCAGTGGGAGTTAAG GTGATCGCTGACTTGGAGAGGCTTAAAGCAACATTGGAAAAGGACACCGGTAAAGTACCGTCTTTAAGATGCTGGGCAGAAGCAGCTGGAGTTGATGAAAAGGTGCTGCAACAACAATTGCAGTTTGGTTGGTATTGCCAAGATGAGCTTGTAAGGAGCACTAGGTCCTTAGTTCTATACCTTGCTCGAAACTATAGAGGACTTGGAGTAGCCTTGGATGATTTGCTTCAG GCTGGATACATGGGTCTCCTACAGGGTGCTGAAAGGTTTGACCCCTCGCGGGGTTACAGATTCTCAACCTATGTCCAGTACTGGATAAGAAAGTCAATGTCAAGATTGGTGGCACAACATGCCAGAGGAATTAAAATTCCT aaCACACTAAGTAAGGCAATAAATCAGATACAGAAGGCTCGAAAAGTGAATTACAACAGCCACATGAAATACCCAGATGATGAAGCAATTGCAAAGATTACAGGTCTTTCCTTGGCAAAAATCAGATCGGCTAGCAGATGTCTGAGAGTTGTGGGTTCGGTAGATCATAAGATATGGGAATGCTCAGCTGGAACATATATG GAATTTACTCCGGATATAGCAGTAGAGAGTCCTGAAGAATCTGTCATGCGGCAACACATGAAAAACGATATTCATGATCTGCTGGAAGGCTTGAATTCAAGAGAGAAGCAAGTTTTGGCCCTGCGATATGGTCTGAACTACTGCAACCCCAAGTCACTTGAGGAGATTGGAAGGCTTTTTCATGTGAGCAAGGAATGGATACGAAAGATAGAAAAGAATGCTCTGACTAAGCTAAGGGATGAAGAAACCAACAAAAACTTGATCCATTATTTGAAGCAGTGGTAA